The following proteins are encoded in a genomic region of Arachis stenosperma cultivar V10309 chromosome 4, arast.V10309.gnm1.PFL2, whole genome shotgun sequence:
- the LOC130975159 gene encoding uncharacterized protein LOC130975159, with translation MNCFSNLSSYTAAILARFLSSRRSLCNFPIKLTLPPTLSPRSQFVLARFPSGCCCYSSSSAKKGRKKKVVEPEPVASVMEHEEKVTFFVVRKGDIVGVYDTLVDCQSQVGSSVCDPPVSVYKGYSLSKDTQNYLVSRGLKNALYTIRAADLTEDLLACLFLALSKYDPASIERATSSNDVSKKRYVEMLELDNVIY, from the exons ATGAACTGCTTCTCCAACCTCTCATCCTACACTGCCGCCATCCTCGCTCGCTTCCTATCCAGCCGTCGTTCCCTCTGCAACTTCCCCATTAAGCTAACTCTTCCTCCTACTCTCTCTCCCCGCTCTCAATTCGTGCTCGCTAGGTTTCCCTCTGGCTGCTGCTGCTACTCCTCCTCCTCTGCCAAGAAAGGCCGCAAGAAGAAGGTGGTGGAGCCTGAACCTGTGGCGTCTGTTATGGAGCACGAGGAGAAGGTCACCTTCTTTGTGGTCCGAAAAGGGGACATCGTTGGAGTATATGATACACTCGTTGATTGCCAGTCTCAAGTTGGATCCTCT GTATGTGATCCTCCTGTTAGTGTGTACAAGGGATATTCTTTATCGAAGGACACTCAGAATTATCTTGTTTCACGTGGACTCAAGAATGCCTTGTACACAATTAGAGCTGCTGATTTGACAGAGGATTTATTGGCATGCTTGTTCCTTGCCCTTTCAAAGTAT GATCCTGCTTCTATTGAAAGGGCCACTTCAAGTAACGATGTATCGAAAAAGAGATATGTAGAGATGCTTGAACTAGATAATGTG ATATACTGA